From the genome of Natronococcus sp. CG52:
GCGTGCGCGAGTGAAACATTAGCCTGTGCTCTTGACAAGATGAATTGGGGTGCGGTTGGACTAACCATCTTCGGATTGGTTGCAATTGGCCTCGGGGGATGGTTGCTCTGGAAGCAGGCCTATATCACACGTGTACTTGCGTCAACACAGACCCGGTAGAAGGTAATATACAGTCGCTCCAGCCTTGTTGGAAATCTTTTCGGTTGATGAGCTCAGGGTCTCGCCGATAGGTACGCATCCCTACGTAACAATTCGACCGACTCAGATTCAGCACCAAGGCTGAATAAAGAAACCGTATTGTCAACTACTGGTAAACTTACGAGAAATCGGACTTGACAGGCGTTTTGCGGCCGTTGATCAAGCACAGGAAACAGACACCGTTGCAGAAGCGCATAACGCTCAGATAGACGATGCCGACCACCAGCGCTAAAAGAGCGCAGCGAATCTCCCCTCAATACAAAAAGGACTATTGGTTCTCGTCACCGAATCGCATTAATGACTCGTTGGAGTCCGGCCATGTTCACCCTTGGAGGGAGACACGTCATAATTACCCTCGGAGGTCTATACATCGCACTTGCCGTCGGATGGGCGCTTGTCCAAGCCTCTTTGGGGACGTTTCTTCCAAGTATTCTAGTTGGTTCTTCTTTTATAGGCGGTTTTGGTTTCATCCTTTTTGTTGGCGGATATAGATTGCCACAGACTGATATTCATCCAAATTTTTATTCTTTTATTGCAGTTCGCTGTCTCGGTGGACTTGGACTGATAATTCTCATCCTTATACTCTACGAACTCCAACCCGCTGCAGGGATTGAAAATATTGACCGATCTGTTCTGATACTCACAGGATTCGGCACTGCTGCCGGCTTCGGTGTGGGTAGATATGATGCGCAGGCAAAATCACGTGCCCGTGAAATCGAACTCCAAAACCAGAAACTACAGCAAATACAGGACGAGCTCGAAGAATCGAACAAGCGGCTCGAGCATTTCGCCTATGCTGCATCCCACGACTTACAGGAACCCCTGCGGATGATCTCGAGCTACCTGCAACTCATTGAGAATCGCTATGCTAATGAACTCGACGAGGATGGTGAGGAGTTCCTCGAGTACGCGATCGACGGCTCGAAGCGAATGAAAGAGATGATTGACGGACTACTCGAATACTCGCGCGTCAATACACAAGGGAAACCGCTCGAACCTGTCGATCTCAACGACATAGTTACCGACGCTCGCAAAAACCTCGAGATACAGATTAGGGAAAGCAACGCTGATATCGAATGTGATGAGTTGCCGCGTGTTAACGGTGATGCGAGCCAATTACGCCAGCTTTTCCAAAACCTCTTTTCTAATGCGATTGAGTACAGCGGTGACCAGCCTCCACGAGTCGATGTCTTTGCCGAACGAACTGGCGAGAAGTGGAAACTCTCGGTCCGTGACGACGGCATCGGGATTGACCCAAAGGACCAAGATCACATCTTCGATGTGTTCGAACGACTCCATAGCCACGAAGAGCACGCTGGAACCGGCATCGGACTGGCGCTCTGCAAGCGAATCACCGAACGTCACGACGGTGAGATCTGGGTTGACTCCGAACCTGGTGAGGGTGCAACGTTCTCGTTTACGCTACCGGCTGTGACTGCGTAAACTGCCTTGGGACTTGACCCCGAGGCACTCGGCCTACTCCGCCTGTAGACGTCCTTCTCGATTGACGAGATCGAACACGCCATCCTGCATCCAACTAAACGGGTGCTCTTCGTCCTCGTCTTCCCGCTTGAGGACGTGGCTCTTCAAAAAATACTCGATAGTGCCAACGAGGAGCCCTGTTCGACGAGGAAGTCGCTGGAGACCTTTTCTGCTACACCGACAAGAGAGGTGACAATATCGGCGATCAAGCAGAATTTCTGGATGTTGTTATCAATTACTGACCTGATTACCTCGGTTACGGAGAAATCCGTAGATAGGCCGGATGATGAGTAGCACAGAGGTTATCGCAGCAAGAAGAACGAGCCGAATATCGACCTGCTGTATTTCGGCTGCGGAAAACGTTCGGAGTGATTGCCCGAGAAATACATAGAAGACCGCCCATGGGAACTCACCGATCAGTGTTCCAAGCGCAAATATTCGTGTTGAGACACCGGTAAGTCCGGCGCCATATGAAACTGCATCGGCAGGTGCTGGAGAAAGACGTGCAGCGATCATTCCTCGAAGCTCACCGGTTATATCGACAAATGTTGCTCCGTAGACTGTAGCCCAGTCGAGATAGGTACCGTCAACTCGAGTCGCAACAAAAAATGGAGGGAGGCACGTGAGTACGGTACCAAACAACGCTAACGGGACTCCAGATGGAAATCCGAATACATAGCCGATGAACACCGAAAACACACTCAGAGGCCAGAGTAGGAATGGCCGTACAATATAGAGTCCGATTAGTCCGAGAACCAGGATTGACCAGTGATGGGTAGTCTCTTGTATGCTAACAAGGAGTTCAGTTAGTCAACTACCCCACCCTACTTCGCTCACCCTGACGGGTTCGCTCGTGGAGGGTGGGGCTTGTCCATGAACTCGGCTTCAAACCCTTCCGGGTGGGCGGTAAATCCACCACTTGGCATCACTGTTCCAGACTTTAGGGCAAGCTGACTGTTGCCCGTCCGCCGAGACGACTGTTGGCCCCGACGGACATACCGCATCCCGATGTTCTTCGCCGCGTTATAATCCGCGTTCGCCTCCGACTCGCACTTCACACAGTGGAAGTCGTTGCGTGCCGGGCGATTCTCGTCTGCCGTGAATCCACATTCGGCGCACCGTTTCGACGTGTACGCTGAACCGACTTGCTTCACCGAAACCCCCACCGCTTCGGCCTTGTACTCCACCTGTTCGTACAGCGTTCGGAACGCCCACTTGTGACCCCACGACGCGCCTGTGCGATCGCGGATATCGGTCAGGTCCTCGAACGCGATTACGTCGCACTCATATCGGAGTGCTTCATCTACAATCGCGTTCGAGGCTCTATGTAGCACGTCGCGAACGTAACGGAGTTCGCGCCCACTCGACTGTTCGAGCGTTCGGTGGGCGCTTCGCGTCCCGGTCTGTTGGAGTCCGGCGCGTACTTTTTCGAACTCGCGGAGGTTGTGGGTTAACTCCCGCCCACTGAAAAAGTAGGCGGTACTGGTGACAGCAAGGTTTTCGATGCCGAGGTCAACCCCGAGGACTGTTCCGTCCTCGGCGGTGTTCCTCTCAGCATCGTTCTTCGGTCGGCGGAAGCCGATATGCAAGAAGTAGTCGCCGTCACGGGCAGTGAGTGTGCTTTCTGTGACGCTCCACGTGTCCGATTCGAGGTACTGTCGCTGGTAGCCATCGTCGGATTCGGGAAGATCAAGCGGACACCGGACTCTGCTCTCCGTT
Proteins encoded in this window:
- a CDS encoding RNA-guided endonuclease InsQ/TnpB family protein — its product is MADDYVRRTAITHLEVTDEQRNLLEETISEWKRGCQIATDMAWEKCNAKSDVQPLAYDDVRAQTDLGSQHAILATHQAAQAITGCIERLSKDKKASKPTFTAPTVKYDSRTMTLFEDDTVSLSTTESRVRCPLDLPESDDGYQRQYLESDTWSVTESTLTARDGDYFLHIGFRRPKNDAERNTAEDGTVLGVDLGIENLAVTSTAYFFSGRELTHNLREFEKVRAGLQQTGTRSAHRTLEQSSGRELRYVRDVLHRASNAIVDEALRYECDVIAFEDLTDIRDRTGASWGHKWAFRTLYEQVEYKAEAVGVSVKQVGSAYTSKRCAECGFTADENRPARNDFHCVKCESEANADYNAAKNIGMRYVRRGQQSSRRTGNSQLALKSGTVMPSGGFTAHPEGFEAEFMDKPHPPRANPSG
- a CDS encoding TVP38/TMEM64 family protein; translation: MFSVFIGYVFGFPSGVPLALFGTVLTCLPPFFVATRVDGTYLDWATVYGATFVDITGELRGMIAARLSPAPADAVSYGAGLTGVSTRIFALGTLIGEFPWAVFYVFLGQSLRTFSAAEIQQVDIRLVLLAAITSVLLIIRPIYGFLRNRGNQVSN
- a CDS encoding sensor histidine kinase, giving the protein MTRWSPAMFTLGGRHVIITLGGLYIALAVGWALVQASLGTFLPSILVGSSFIGGFGFILFVGGYRLPQTDIHPNFYSFIAVRCLGGLGLIILILILYELQPAAGIENIDRSVLILTGFGTAAGFGVGRYDAQAKSRAREIELQNQKLQQIQDELEESNKRLEHFAYAASHDLQEPLRMISSYLQLIENRYANELDEDGEEFLEYAIDGSKRMKEMIDGLLEYSRVNTQGKPLEPVDLNDIVTDARKNLEIQIRESNADIECDELPRVNGDASQLRQLFQNLFSNAIEYSGDQPPRVDVFAERTGEKWKLSVRDDGIGIDPKDQDHIFDVFERLHSHEEHAGTGIGLALCKRITERHDGEIWVDSEPGEGATFSFTLPAVTA